One Flavobacterium sp. 90 DNA segment encodes these proteins:
- a CDS encoding glycosyltransferase, with protein sequence MKAISNKSKIVFLSTFPPTQCGIATYTQDTIKGITDVFGKSITCQICELVDKPKANPTQAYTLNTRNKEEYTKVAHEINKDKSVKLVHIQHEFGLFGGNYGDYLLDFLNEVKKPLTYTFHSVIPNPNDELKTFVKLLLSYSNSVFVMTNQSKEILMRDYGINEDIITCVPHGTHIVIYETPQQAKEKFDIQERKVLSTFGLLGEGKNIETGLQALPKIVENTPNVLYLIIGKTHPNLIKDGVDAYRDKLEGIVKELKLENNVRFINEYLDTDELLDYLKATDIYLFTSKDPNQAVSGTFSYAMSCACPIVASKIPHTLEVLTPDSGILVDIGNVDQFSEAAIKLLSDENLREEMGKNAFRKTRASSWENAAITHMNTYKELFESPSEIKYTYPSIQLRHIKKMTTDLGIIQFSKISIPDLESGYTLDDNARALIALCMHYKLTQDKDDLAYILIYLDFIERCQQPKGDFINYVDQENREHVEQNAEVNLEDSNARAIWALGTVVSNAAILPEGITKKATKCLLNSLKWAENIQSPRSIGFATKGLYLYHTAVPNLYVAAIINKLNAKLLSNYEIHASSDWKWFENYLTYGNGILPESMLYAYLTTNKPIYKKVALDSLDFLMSKMFTDKNFKVISNNGWLHRDSEADVNEYGEQPIDVAYTIQTLNSFYNAFGTAEYKNKMKIAFNWFLGKNHLNQIMYNPVSGGGYDGLEKENINLNQGAESTVCYLTARLIMENLKLAEIKVIPLIKNRSGIAINS encoded by the coding sequence ATGAAAGCGATATCAAATAAATCTAAAATAGTTTTTCTTTCTACATTTCCTCCAACGCAATGTGGAATAGCAACTTATACTCAAGACACCATAAAAGGAATTACGGATGTATTTGGTAAATCAATTACTTGTCAAATTTGTGAATTGGTAGATAAACCAAAAGCAAATCCAACGCAAGCCTACACTTTAAACACAAGAAACAAAGAAGAATATACTAAAGTTGCGCATGAAATCAACAAAGACAAATCAGTTAAATTAGTTCATATTCAGCATGAATTTGGTTTGTTTGGAGGGAATTATGGAGACTATTTATTAGATTTTTTGAATGAAGTCAAAAAACCACTTACTTATACTTTTCATAGCGTAATCCCAAACCCGAACGACGAACTCAAAACTTTTGTAAAATTGCTGCTTTCTTATAGCAATTCGGTTTTTGTAATGACCAATCAATCCAAAGAAATTTTGATGAGAGATTATGGTATTAATGAAGACATTATTACTTGCGTACCACACGGAACTCATATTGTAATTTATGAAACTCCACAACAAGCCAAAGAAAAATTCGATATTCAGGAAAGAAAAGTGTTATCTACTTTTGGACTTTTAGGAGAAGGGAAAAACATTGAAACAGGTTTACAGGCATTACCAAAAATTGTCGAAAACACTCCAAATGTTCTTTATTTAATTATAGGAAAAACACATCCAAATCTAATAAAAGATGGAGTTGATGCTTATCGCGATAAATTGGAAGGTATTGTAAAAGAATTAAAACTAGAAAATAATGTTCGTTTTATAAATGAATATCTTGATACAGACGAACTTTTGGATTATCTAAAAGCTACAGACATTTACTTGTTTACTTCAAAAGATCCAAACCAGGCAGTAAGCGGCACTTTTTCTTATGCAATGAGCTGTGCTTGTCCAATTGTAGCTTCAAAAATTCCGCATACATTAGAAGTTCTAACTCCGGATTCCGGAATTCTTGTTGATATTGGAAACGTAGATCAATTTTCTGAAGCAGCTATTAAATTACTTTCAGATGAAAATCTAAGAGAAGAAATGGGAAAAAATGCTTTTAGAAAAACGCGCGCTTCTTCTTGGGAAAATGCCGCAATCACACACATGAATACTTACAAAGAGCTTTTTGAAAGCCCTTCTGAAATAAAATATACCTATCCTTCAATTCAATTGAGACATATCAAAAAAATGACAACCGATTTAGGTATCATTCAATTTAGTAAAATCTCAATTCCGGATCTTGAATCAGGTTATACGCTAGACGATAATGCGCGCGCTTTGATTGCGCTTTGTATGCATTATAAATTGACGCAAGACAAAGACGATTTAGCTTACATCTTGATTTATTTAGATTTTATCGAACGTTGTCAGCAACCAAAAGGCGATTTTATCAATTATGTAGATCAGGAAAACCGCGAACATGTGGAGCAAAATGCCGAAGTAAATTTAGAAGATTCAAATGCCAGAGCGATTTGGGCTTTAGGAACTGTGGTTTCAAACGCAGCCATTTTACCGGAAGGTATCACGAAAAAAGCAACAAAATGTTTGCTGAATTCCTTGAAATGGGCCGAAAATATTCAATCGCCGCGTTCTATTGGTTTTGCAACAAAAGGTTTGTATTTATATCACACAGCTGTTCCTAATTTATATGTTGCCGCGATTATTAATAAACTGAATGCCAAATTGCTTTCTAATTATGAAATTCACGCTTCAAGTGATTGGAAATGGTTTGAAAACTATCTGACTTACGGAAATGGAATTCTACCGGAATCTATGCTTTATGCTTATCTAACAACCAATAAACCAATCTATAAAAAAGTAGCTTTGGATTCTCTTGACTTTTTAATGTCGAAAATGTTTACCGATAAAAATTTCAAAGTAATTTCTAACAACGGATGGTTACACAGAGATTCAGAAGCAGATGTAAACGAATATGGAGAACAGCCAATTGATGTTGCTTACACGATTCAAACTTTAAATTCATTTTATAATGCATTTGGCACAGCCGAATATAAAAACAAAATGAAAATCGCTTTTAACTGGTTTTTAGGCAAAAATCATCTCAATCAAATTATGTATAATCCTGTAAGTGGCGGCGGTTATGACGGTTTGGAAAAAGAAAACATCAATTTAAATCAAGGTGCAGAATCTACAGTTTGTTATCTTACTGCAAGATTAATCATGGAAAATCTTAAATTAGCAGAAATAAAAGTAATTCCGTTAATAAAAAACAGAAGCGGCATTGCTATAAATTCATAA
- a CDS encoding VOC family protein produces the protein MNLPINHQTIMPYLILDGASEFIDFTEKVFDSEKSSTNVLRNDGTIMHAEIILHGSTIMVADQTKDWTKHNSNLFVYVPNADETYKKALDHGATNLMGLSNQDYGRTCGVTDPFGNVWWITSVIK, from the coding sequence ATGAACTTACCAATCAATCATCAAACAATAATGCCATATCTCATCTTAGATGGCGCTTCGGAATTTATTGATTTTACTGAAAAAGTTTTCGATTCAGAAAAATCCAGTACAAACGTTTTACGCAATGATGGAACTATTATGCACGCCGAAATTATCCTTCACGGAAGTACAATAATGGTTGCTGATCAAACTAAAGACTGGACAAAACACAACTCTAACTTGTTTGTCTATGTTCCTAATGCCGACGAAACTTATAAAAAAGCATTAGATCACGGCGCTACAAATTTAATGGGTTTAAGCAATCAGGATTATGGCAGAACTTGCGGTGTAACAGATCCTTTTGGAAATGTTTGGTGGATAACATCTGTTATCAAATAA
- a CDS encoding low affinity iron permease family protein has translation MKTKKTKQSSAFEKFATNVSKAAGSTPAFIGAFLIVVAWAVSGPIFDYSETWQLVINTGTTIITFLMVFLIQKAQNKDSLAIQLKLNELVASNEYSSNSLVDIESMTEDEMIIVQKYYHRLSELAKKDESIRNSHSIAEAHEQHERKDKNRTKLSTRNITKK, from the coding sequence ATGAAAACTAAAAAAACAAAACAAAGCAGTGCTTTCGAAAAATTTGCTACCAATGTCTCTAAAGCTGCCGGAAGCACACCAGCTTTTATAGGCGCATTTTTGATTGTGGTTGCATGGGCAGTTTCCGGTCCTATTTTCGATTATTCAGAAACCTGGCAATTGGTTATCAATACCGGAACGACAATTATTACTTTTCTGATGGTTTTTTTGATTCAGAAAGCGCAAAACAAAGATTCTCTTGCTATTCAGCTTAAGCTAAATGAATTGGTTGCTTCAAACGAATATTCAAGTAATAGTCTGGTTGATATCGAAAGTATGACGGAGGACGAAATGATTATTGTTCAAAAATACTATCACAGATTAAGTGAACTTGCTAAGAAAGACGAAAGCATCAGAAATTCTCATTCTATTGCCGAAGCGCACGAACAACATGAGCGTAAGGACAAAAACAGAACGAAATTAAGTACCCGAAATATTACCAAAAAATGA
- a CDS encoding ABC transporter permease, which translates to MIFTLKNTFTEIGNATLFAKQFFKEVFVPPYEAKEFLKQCYVIGYKSLPLVAITGFIMGLVLTLQSRPTLVKFGAESWLPGMVALSLIREIAPVITALICAGKISSGIGAELGSMKVTEQIDAMEVSAINPYNYLVVTRILACTLMVPLLVIFADAVGIIGGYVGINIHGDVNFYRYLTQILQSLEFLDLIPATIKTFFFGFFIGMIGCFKGFNASNGTESVGKAANSAVVTASLTIFILDMVAVQITDLFF; encoded by the coding sequence TTGATTTTCACTTTAAAAAATACATTCACAGAAATTGGAAATGCAACATTGTTTGCAAAGCAGTTTTTTAAGGAAGTTTTTGTACCTCCTTATGAGGCCAAAGAGTTCTTGAAACAATGTTATGTTATAGGTTATAAATCGCTGCCATTAGTAGCTATAACCGGATTTATAATGGGTTTGGTACTTACGCTTCAATCGCGACCAACGCTTGTAAAATTTGGTGCCGAATCATGGTTACCGGGAATGGTTGCACTTTCTTTAATTAGAGAAATTGCGCCGGTAATTACCGCTTTGATCTGCGCCGGAAAGATTTCGTCAGGAATTGGTGCCGAATTAGGTTCTATGAAAGTAACAGAACAAATTGATGCAATGGAAGTTTCAGCCATAAATCCGTATAACTATTTAGTTGTAACGCGCATTTTAGCTTGTACATTAATGGTTCCGCTTTTAGTAATTTTTGCAGATGCTGTTGGAATCATTGGCGGATATGTTGGTATTAATATTCATGGCGATGTAAACTTTTACCGCTATCTGACTCAAATTCTGCAATCATTAGAATTTCTGGATTTGATTCCGGCTACAATTAAAACATTTTTCTTCGGATTTTTTATTGGAATGATTGGATGTTTTAAAGGATTTAATGCCTCAAATGGAACCGAAAGCGTTGGTAAAGCAGCAAATTCAGCAGTTGTAACCGCTTCTTTAACCATCTTTATTCTCGATATGGTCGCAGTTCAAATAACCGATTTATTCTTTTAA
- a CDS encoding DoxX family protein, which yields MKKAKIIFWITTIIIFLFEGVMPALFSQSQEAKEGIKHLGYPEYFGNALVVFKILGVLVLVIPSIPKNIKEWAYAGFGFDFIFASISHAAVDGVNFQSFFPLIFLVILAISYHYYHKIERYKNIAL from the coding sequence ATGAAAAAAGCAAAAATTATTTTTTGGATTACAACTATTATTATTTTCTTATTCGAAGGCGTTATGCCGGCATTATTTTCCCAAAGTCAGGAAGCGAAAGAAGGAATCAAACATTTAGGATATCCTGAATATTTTGGAAATGCCTTAGTAGTTTTCAAAATTCTTGGAGTTTTGGTATTGGTGATTCCGTCAATTCCTAAAAACATAAAAGAATGGGCTTACGCCGGATTTGGTTTCGATTTTATATTCGCATCAATAAGTCATGCTGCAGTTGACGGCGTTAATTTTCAATCGTTTTTTCCATTAATATTTTTAGTGATTCTGGCGATTTCATACCATTATTATCATAAAATTGAGCGATATAAAAATATCGCTTTGTAA
- a CDS encoding DUF1328 family protein produces MLRWTVTFIILAIVAGIFGFGGIAAGAASIAKVLFFIFLVLFVISLVTGRTKV; encoded by the coding sequence ATGTTACGTTGGACAGTCACATTTATAATTTTGGCTATAGTAGCCGGAATTTTTGGTTTTGGTGGAATTGCCGCCGGAGCCGCTAGTATTGCAAAAGTTTTATTCTTTATATTTTTAGTTTTATTCGTTATCTCTTTAGTAACAGGAAGAACAAAAGTGTAG
- a CDS encoding DUF1440 domain-containing protein produces the protein MKSKSGTIFLAGLIAGTLDILAAIFFYAILFQKTTAIKILQSIASGIFKKEAYSGGSQMALYGLLLHYFIAFVFAWFYFTIYPYFSFLKKNTLLSGIIYGIFVWVAMNLVVLPVVFPVLPEKHLDFPLILSILILIFCIGIPIAFLNKKYYSLQK, from the coding sequence ATGAAGTCTAAATCAGGAACTATATTTTTAGCGGGATTAATTGCGGGAACGCTGGATATTCTTGCAGCAATTTTTTTCTATGCCATTTTATTTCAAAAAACAACTGCCATAAAAATTCTGCAATCTATAGCAAGTGGAATTTTCAAAAAAGAAGCTTATAGCGGCGGTTCACAAATGGCGTTATATGGATTGTTATTGCACTATTTCATCGCTTTTGTTTTTGCCTGGTTCTATTTTACGATATATCCATACTTTTCATTCTTAAAAAAGAATACTTTATTATCCGGAATCATTTATGGAATCTTTGTCTGGGTTGCAATGAACTTAGTTGTGTTGCCGGTTGTATTTCCGGTTTTGCCAGAGAAACATTTAGATTTTCCATTAATATTATCCATCCTGATTCTGATTTTCTGTATCGGAATACCGATTGCCTTTCTAAACAAAAAATATTATTCTTTACAAAAATAG
- a CDS encoding DinB family protein, whose amino-acid sequence MEAAIQKDTVETFKNLNAILSSFSQKEFNIVPAKDSWTAGQTAQHLVLACSGYPQLFLGKTEETDRPYHEKVKDIEALFLNFDIKMDSPDFLKPELIDYEKDSITSIFLNTEADLLLATETLDLSQTCLDFELPGFGKFTIFEWISFALTHIQRHTKQLNDIYKQVSKS is encoded by the coding sequence ATGGAAGCAGCAATTCAAAAAGATACAGTTGAAACATTTAAAAACTTAAATGCGATACTTTCTTCGTTTTCGCAAAAAGAATTTAATATTGTTCCTGCAAAAGATAGTTGGACTGCCGGACAAACCGCACAGCATCTTGTACTTGCCTGCTCCGGTTATCCTCAATTATTTCTGGGAAAAACCGAAGAAACTGACAGACCTTATCATGAAAAAGTCAAAGATATCGAAGCTTTATTTTTAAACTTTGATATAAAAATGGATTCACCTGATTTTTTAAAACCAGAACTTATCGATTACGAAAAAGATTCAATAACATCAATATTTCTCAATACAGAAGCTGATTTATTACTTGCTACAGAAACTTTAGACTTATCACAAACATGTCTTGACTTTGAACTTCCGGGCTTTGGAAAATTTACTATTTTTGAATGGATTAGTTTTGCTTTGACTCATATTCAAAGACATACAAAACAACTAAATGACATTTACAAACAAGTTTCCAAATCTTAA
- a CDS encoding MlaD family protein — MEKQSGYTWKLGMFVTIGLLLFILAVYFIGKQKNLFGSTFHISSRFKTVSGLEVGNNVRFSGINIGTVEEIRLINDSSVVVSMVVKDEVRKFIKTDARASIGSDGLMGDKVLTITPGIKSTKIIENNGAIASIDGIEMNDIMKSVKKSVDNVGVISDELAIFSHSMNNGNGALARLVRDDKMANSVSNTLSNLESGTKGFSDNMEAAKSNFLLRGYFKKKEKQKEKQKEELKEKKEEKAKEEKEAKAKEDKVKEDAKKQEKQKEDDAKKDSEKAKS, encoded by the coding sequence ATGGAGAAGCAATCTGGATATACTTGGAAATTAGGAATGTTTGTAACAATAGGTTTACTGCTTTTTATTCTGGCAGTATATTTTATTGGAAAACAAAAAAATCTATTCGGGTCAACATTTCACATCTCATCCCGATTTAAAACCGTTAGTGGTTTAGAAGTCGGAAATAATGTTCGGTTTTCAGGAATCAACATCGGAACGGTTGAAGAAATCAGATTAATTAATGATTCTTCTGTCGTTGTGTCGATGGTCGTAAAAGATGAAGTTCGCAAATTTATTAAAACAGATGCGCGCGCCAGTATTGGTTCTGACGGATTAATGGGTGATAAAGTTTTGACTATTACTCCCGGCATAAAATCTACAAAAATCATCGAAAACAATGGCGCAATTGCTTCTATTGACGGAATCGAAATGAATGATATAATGAAAAGTGTCAAAAAAAGTGTCGATAATGTTGGTGTTATTTCTGATGAACTTGCGATTTTTAGTCATTCTATGAATAACGGAAACGGTGCTTTGGCAAGATTAGTTCGAGATGATAAAATGGCAAACAGTGTTTCGAATACCTTATCAAATTTAGAATCAGGAACCAAAGGTTTTAGCGATAATATGGAAGCTGCCAAAAGTAACTTTTTGTTGAGAGGATATTTCAAGAAAAAAGAGAAACAAAAGGAAAAACAAAAAGAAGAACTGAAAGAGAAAAAAGAAGAAAAGGCCAAAGAGGAAAAAGAAGCAAAAGCTAAGGAAGACAAAGTCAAAGAAGATGCTAAAAAGCAGGAAAAGCAAAAAGAAGACGACGCTAAAAAAGATTCTGAAAAAGCTAAATCGTAA
- a CDS encoding ATP-binding cassette domain-containing protein → MIKEKENTEPKTKVKSKTPIIEIKDLHKTFGANNQILKGVNLTVNKGEDLVILGRSGSGKSVTIKCIVGLIEPDQGEIKVFDENVLHLTKPELNEIRVRIGFLFQSGALYDSMSVRENLAFTLKKHKKELSAEEVESEIMEALDNVGLSDAIDKMPSELSGGMQKRIGLARTLILKPEIILYDEPTTGLDTITSREISELILDIKHKRKTTSIIITHDMACAKLTADRIMVLKDGVIHAEGTYEELEKDEDEWVRSFFE, encoded by the coding sequence ATGATCAAGGAAAAAGAAAATACAGAACCTAAAACCAAAGTAAAAAGCAAAACGCCAATCATTGAGATTAAAGATTTGCACAAAACTTTTGGTGCCAATAACCAAATCCTGAAAGGTGTAAATCTTACCGTAAACAAAGGCGAAGATTTAGTAATTCTAGGACGTTCAGGCTCAGGAAAATCAGTTACAATAAAATGCATTGTTGGATTGATTGAACCGGATCAAGGCGAAATAAAAGTTTTTGATGAAAATGTACTTCATCTAACCAAACCTGAATTGAACGAAATCAGAGTTCGAATTGGATTTTTGTTCCAAAGTGGCGCTTTGTACGATTCAATGTCGGTTAGAGAAAATTTGGCATTTACATTAAAAAAACACAAAAAAGAATTATCCGCCGAAGAAGTCGAAAGCGAAATCATGGAAGCTCTCGATAACGTAGGATTAAGCGATGCAATTGACAAAATGCCATCTGAATTATCGGGCGGAATGCAGAAAAGAATTGGCTTAGCCAGAACTTTAATCCTTAAACCTGAAATCATTTTATACGATGAACCAACAACGGGATTAGACACGATAACTTCAAGAGAAATAAGCGAATTGATTCTCGATATCAAACACAAACGCAAAACAACTTCGATCATTATTACGCATGATATGGCTTGCGCCAAATTAACTGCCGACCGAATTATGGTTTTGAAAGACGGAGTGATTCACGCCGAAGGAACTTATGAAGAATTAGAAAAAGACGAAGACGAATGGGTTCGCTCATTCTTTGAATAA
- a CDS encoding AsmA family protein, with product MPVSYKNIALKTLKITGITIASILLLIFLIPLLFPGAVASEVKKIANERLDTKMDFTKSRLSFFTHFPSLTVSLDDLSLTGSAPFRNDTLLKAEQVAFGINLKRLLFDNEVKINKLYVSKALINIMVNQKGEANYNIYVAPEDRDKKPNDPNEPEEGTAIRLERIDLKDCHVKYNDRSAKILVDAKGFNYIGKGNLSEDIFDLNTDARIDNVDFYYDRTAYLRKKEVRADLITRINTHALSFILQKNELRINKLPLKFTGLFTILRDGYKINIKAASENTTVKDLLSVMPPEYLKWMDETEISGNSDLLFTFKGDYNVAKKLKPDLAFDLKIDKGAINYQNAPAPLTGFHMDLNAVLPSLDVEKLLINLKTFKFKVAEKDYFTAYLYSKGFNEMTVDASVKGALDLATVDAALGLNTIELKGILKTNIQAKGIFSTSKKLFPKTIGGISLRNGWLKTDSYPNPITDITFIANVLNKAGTFKDLIVAVAPASFVFEGNPMYVNAALSDFTDLAYNAKIKGELNVGRIYQVFSRKGLDVTGYAKADLSLKGKQSYATKGEYNKLDNKGTIILKNIKATSELFPKSFFIQQGNFRFQNEKMWFEKFDATYGKSDFAINGYLLNTINYFMESHGTLSGDFNMHSKLINVDEFMALKKGENTDRNLEVEYAKEDHPKMSGVVIVPKNLNVALTANADKVEYNGLVLNKLNGKVGITKEGFYLDNATFNIIDCLLGINATYKDESPTAAHFDAHFTAKDFSVQRAYKEIPMFHDMVTVAEKAQGIISVDYKVKGDLNGNMGPIYESLEGGGTINLRDVKVKGLKLFDGISSKTGQKGLDDPGLKGIEIKSSIDNNLIHIEPFTFSVASFKPTIKGTTSFDGLLDLRMRLGLPPFGLIGFPIVITGTHEDPKIKIFSKTGQKIDDAVYDEKHNKVIREEKVSKRKS from the coding sequence ATGCCTGTATCTTATAAAAATATAGCCCTTAAAACTCTAAAAATAACCGGAATTACAATTGCGAGTATCTTGCTTTTAATATTTTTGATTCCGTTGTTATTTCCCGGAGCAGTTGCGTCTGAAGTAAAGAAAATTGCTAATGAACGCTTAGATACCAAAATGGATTTTACGAAATCAAGGTTGTCATTTTTTACGCATTTTCCTTCGCTTACAGTTTCGCTTGATGATTTATCATTGACAGGTTCAGCTCCATTTCGCAATGATACTTTGCTAAAAGCAGAACAAGTTGCTTTTGGGATTAATTTGAAAAGATTGCTTTTTGACAATGAAGTAAAAATTAATAAACTCTATGTTTCTAAAGCTTTAATCAATATAATGGTCAACCAAAAAGGAGAAGCCAATTATAATATTTATGTCGCTCCCGAAGATCGTGATAAAAAACCAAACGATCCAAATGAACCGGAAGAAGGAACTGCAATTCGCTTAGAACGAATAGATTTGAAAGATTGTCACGTAAAATATAACGATCGTTCTGCCAAAATTTTGGTCGATGCAAAAGGCTTTAACTATATTGGAAAAGGAAATCTTAGTGAAGATATTTTTGACTTAAATACAGATGCGAGAATCGATAATGTTGATTTCTACTACGACAGAACTGCATATCTGCGAAAAAAAGAAGTTCGAGCCGATTTAATTACAAGAATCAACACGCACGCACTTTCATTTATTCTTCAAAAAAATGAGTTACGAATTAACAAATTACCGCTGAAGTTCACCGGTTTATTTACCATTTTAAGAGACGGATATAAAATCAATATCAAAGCAGCATCAGAAAACACAACTGTAAAAGATTTATTATCTGTAATGCCTCCGGAATATTTGAAATGGATGGATGAAACCGAAATCTCCGGAAATAGTGATTTGCTTTTTACTTTTAAAGGAGATTATAATGTTGCCAAAAAGCTGAAACCAGATTTGGCTTTTGATCTTAAAATTGATAAAGGTGCTATAAATTATCAAAATGCCCCTGCTCCATTAACCGGTTTTCATATGGATTTAAATGCGGTTTTACCTTCGCTTGACGTAGAAAAACTTTTGATAAATCTAAAAACTTTTAAATTTAAAGTTGCCGAAAAAGATTATTTCACAGCTTATTTGTATAGTAAAGGTTTTAATGAAATGACGGTCGATGCAAGCGTAAAAGGCGCATTAGATCTTGCAACCGTAGACGCCGCATTAGGTTTGAATACCATAGAATTAAAAGGAATCCTGAAAACAAATATTCAGGCAAAAGGTATTTTTAGTACTTCAAAAAAACTATTTCCGAAAACTATTGGCGGAATTTCGTTGCGCAACGGCTGGCTAAAAACGGACTCTTATCCTAACCCAATTACTGACATTACTTTTATCGCCAATGTGCTAAATAAAGCAGGAACATTCAAAGATTTGATTGTTGCAGTTGCTCCGGCTTCTTTTGTTTTTGAAGGAAATCCGATGTATGTCAACGCCGCTTTATCTGACTTTACTGACTTGGCTTATAATGCAAAAATTAAAGGCGAACTGAATGTTGGACGTATTTATCAGGTTTTCTCTCGTAAAGGACTTGATGTAACCGGTTATGCAAAAGCAGATCTTTCGCTAAAAGGGAAACAAAGTTACGCCACAAAAGGAGAATATAATAAACTTGATAATAAAGGCACAATTATATTAAAAAATATAAAAGCAACTTCAGAATTATTTCCGAAATCCTTTTTTATCCAACAAGGAAATTTCCGTTTTCAGAATGAGAAAATGTGGTTCGAAAAATTCGATGCTACTTATGGAAAATCTGATTTTGCGATTAACGGATATTTACTCAACACCATAAATTATTTTATGGAATCGCACGGAACTTTGAGCGGGGATTTTAATATGCATTCTAAACTCATCAATGTCGATGAATTTATGGCGCTCAAAAAAGGTGAAAACACTGATCGAAATCTTGAAGTTGAATACGCCAAAGAAGATCATCCAAAAATGAGCGGCGTTGTAATCGTTCCGAAAAACTTAAATGTTGCACTTACCGCAAATGCCGATAAAGTAGAATATAACGGTTTGGTTTTAAACAAACTCAACGGAAAAGTTGGTATTACAAAAGAAGGTTTTTATTTAGACAATGCCACTTTCAATATTATCGATTGTCTCTTGGGAATAAATGCTACTTATAAAGATGAATCACCAACCGCAGCACATTTTGATGCTCATTTTACAGCCAAAGATTTCAGCGTACAAAGAGCTTACAAAGAAATTCCGATGTTTCATGATATGGTTACCGTCGCTGAAAAAGCACAGGGAATTATCTCTGTAGATTATAAAGTAAAAGGTGATCTGAACGGAAATATGGGACCAATTTACGAATCTCTTGAAGGCGGAGGAACAATAAACTTGCGTGATGTAAAAGTAAAAGGATTGAAATTATTTGACGGAATTAGTTCTAAAACCGGACAAAAAGGACTTGACGATCCTGGTTTGAAAGGAATCGAAATCAAATCGTCTATAGACAATAATTTAATCCACATCGAACCATTCACGTTTAGCGTGGCAAGTTTTAAACCAACAATAAAAGGAACTACAAGTTTTGACGGACTTCTTGATTTAAGAATGCGATTAGGATTGCCTCCTTTTGGACTCATTGGTTTCCCGATTGTTATTACCGGAACGCACGAAGATCCAAAAATTAAAATCTTTAGCAAAACAGGACAAAAAATTGATGATGCCGTTTATGATGAAAAACACAATAAAGTCATTCGGGAAGAAAAAGTAAGCAAACGAAAAAGTTAA